AAATCAACAATACAAAATGATGCAGCTCAAATGAAGGGCTTACATGACCAACTCAATCAACAAGCTGAATCGGCCAATATGGATCAATCAACAGTTGACGGTTTAATTGATAAAAAGACAAAACTGATCGGCGACATGATGAAAGCTAAGATCACAGCTAAGAATCAAATTTATGCAGTACTTAACCCACAACAAAAAACAGAACTTCAAAATAGAATGAAAAAAATGGAAGAAAAAATGAAAGAAAAATTTAAAAGCTGTCATGAAGAATAAACGAAGTATCCTAAACAACTCGCTAGACTGAGCCAAAATGTCGTGATTTTAGAACACGAAATACAGCGTACAT
This sequence is a window from Legionella cherrii. Protein-coding genes within it:
- a CDS encoding Spy/CpxP family protein refolding chaperone; amino-acid sequence: MYKKIIQAAAFTFTLALSPVVLAHSWGCGEGLKNMVESLKLDDSQKSKIKPILEQLKSTIQNDAAQMKGLHDQLNQQAESANMDQSTVDGLIDKKTKLIGDMMKAKITAKNQIYAVLNPQQKTELQNRMKKMEEKMKEKFKSCHEE